A genome region from Marasmius oreades isolate 03SP1 chromosome 5, whole genome shotgun sequence includes the following:
- the POL2_1 gene encoding DNA polymerase epsilon catalytic subunit encodes MFPENYKFELSNGKAIGFSYPCTMLNHLVHAEFTNHQCHDLDPEARLYEVHSENSIFFELDGPYKAMILPSSKEEDIQSGRIERF; translated from the coding sequence ATGTTTCCGGAGAACTACAAGTTCGAACTTAGCAATGGCAAGGCTATTGGATTTTCGTACCCTTGCACAATGCTTAATCACCTCGTCCATGCCGAGTTCACCAATCATCAATGCCACGATCTTGATCCCGAAGCACGCCTTTACGAAGTCCACAGCGAGAACTCAATTTTCTTCGAGCTTGATGGCCCCTACAAAGCCATGATTCTGCCTTCATcgaaagaggaagacattcaATCAGGCCGAATTGAAAGGTTTTGA